A portion of the Bacillus thuringiensis genome contains these proteins:
- the cydA gene encoding cytochrome ubiquinol oxidase subunit I has product MSDVLLLSRFQFAITIFYHFLFVPLTIGLVILVACMETQYARTLNPTYRKMANFWGKLFTINFVMGIITGITMEFQFGTNWSEYSKYMGDIFGSPLAIEALVAFFLESTFMGIWLFGKDKISPKFRAFCMWMVALGTNISALWIITANGFMQNPVGYVVRNGRAELNDFWALVTNPYAWNMFFHTVIGCYIVGAFFVMAISAYHLLRKNEVEFFKKSFKFGLMLGLFAATITPFMGHQSGVSAAKYQPAKGAAMEAVWETGKGQGFSIVQIPDVKNEKNFEFLTIPKLGSFFYTNSFDGEIVGLKDIPKDERPNVNLVYYSFRLMVALGMFFMALTWYGFYLNRKGKLENSKRYLKITIWSVLLPYIAINAGWIVAEVGRQPWTVYKLMRTAESVSPISVPQIWFSLISLILFYTLLLIADVYLMLKFAKKGPAALEDPATEGGVAHVS; this is encoded by the coding sequence ATGTCCGACGTTCTGTTACTGAGTCGTTTTCAATTTGCAATTACTATTTTTTATCACTTTTTATTTGTACCTTTGACAATCGGACTTGTCATTTTAGTAGCATGTATGGAAACTCAATACGCCCGCACATTGAATCCAACATACCGTAAAATGGCAAATTTCTGGGGTAAATTATTTACAATTAACTTCGTAATGGGGATTATAACCGGGATTACGATGGAATTCCAATTTGGAACAAACTGGTCTGAGTACTCCAAATATATGGGAGACATTTTTGGATCACCTCTTGCAATTGAAGCACTTGTTGCCTTCTTCTTAGAATCTACTTTCATGGGAATATGGTTATTCGGTAAAGACAAAATTTCACCAAAGTTCCGTGCCTTCTGTATGTGGATGGTTGCACTTGGAACAAATATTTCCGCACTTTGGATTATTACAGCAAATGGTTTTATGCAAAACCCTGTTGGCTATGTAGTACGTAATGGCCGCGCTGAATTAAATGATTTCTGGGCACTCGTTACAAATCCATATGCTTGGAACATGTTCTTCCATACTGTCATTGGTTGTTATATCGTAGGTGCTTTCTTCGTTATGGCAATTAGTGCCTATCACTTATTGCGTAAAAATGAAGTGGAATTCTTCAAAAAATCATTTAAGTTTGGTTTAATGTTAGGCTTATTCGCCGCAACAATTACACCGTTTATGGGACATCAATCTGGTGTATCAGCAGCTAAATATCAACCCGCAAAAGGAGCTGCGATGGAAGCAGTTTGGGAAACTGGAAAAGGACAAGGCTTCTCAATTGTTCAAATTCCTGATGTGAAAAATGAGAAAAACTTTGAATTCCTTACGATTCCAAAACTCGGAAGCTTCTTCTATACAAACTCATTTGATGGCGAAATTGTTGGTTTAAAAGATATTCCGAAAGATGAACGTCCAAATGTTAACCTCGTGTATTATAGCTTCCGCTTAATGGTTGCACTTGGTATGTTCTTTATGGCATTAACTTGGTATGGCTTCTATTTAAACCGAAAAGGAAAACTAGAAAACTCAAAACGTTATTTAAAAATTACAATATGGTCTGTCTTACTTCCATACATTGCGATTAATGCTGGCTGGATTGTCGCTGAAGTAGGTCGTCAACCTTGGACAGTATATAAACTAATGCGTACCGCAGAATCTGTATCACCTATATCTGTCCCGCAAATTTGGTTCTCATTAATTAGTTTAATTTTGTTCTACACTTTACTTTTAATCGCAGACGTATACTTAATGCTGAAGTTCGCGAAAAAAGGACCTGCAGCATTAGAAGATCCTGCTACTGAGGGAGGCGTGGCTCATGTCTCATGA
- a CDS encoding spore germination protein — protein sequence MKVGDKMPAVVEGVIIENCNGTINVGDKYNVQPIEKTKAYNGSGSSNTGMKVQTFSGISTADVRDNDVYDQVIQSTL from the coding sequence ATGAAAGTGGGTGACAAAATGCCGGCAGTTGTGGAAGGTGTTATTATTGAAAACTGTAATGGAACAATTAATGTAGGTGATAAATATAACGTACAGCCGATTGAAAAGACGAAAGCTTACAATGGATCGGGATCATCAAATACAGGAATGAAAGTACAAACGTTTAGCGGGATTAGTACGGCGGATGTAAGGGATAATGATGTGTATGATCAAGTTATTCAATCAACGTTATAA
- the cydB gene encoding cytochrome d ubiquinol oxidase subunit II: MSHDMLAIIWFGLWGVIWTVYFILDGYALGNGMIFPFVTKDRQERNQLQEAIGPFWGGNEVWLITAGGATFAAFPVTYANMFSYLYTPLFLVLLALFARAAGLEFMHKDDSPIWQKTCKWAFTIGSFLIAFLFGVTFANLYYGLQIGKNGYEGNLLSLLNHYGILGGLFFTAIFVVSGALWVMIKTTGEVSDRAYKIARPFSMAAAIILAIFYVATANRTNLFQNFTEYPVLFILPVLAMLMSVLALIMVYKHKIGLAFTFVCLTIAMFMTTGFAGMFPRMLPSRINDAYSTTLYNAAGSQLNLKIMFFVAMVMVPIVIGYQLWSYSIFKNKIHKDSAKGYH, translated from the coding sequence ATGTCTCATGATATGCTTGCAATCATTTGGTTTGGTTTATGGGGCGTGATTTGGACAGTTTACTTCATTCTTGACGGGTATGCACTTGGTAACGGAATGATTTTTCCTTTCGTTACGAAAGATCGACAAGAACGAAATCAATTACAAGAAGCAATTGGCCCATTCTGGGGCGGTAATGAAGTATGGTTAATTACAGCTGGTGGTGCAACATTTGCTGCCTTCCCAGTCACATATGCCAATATGTTTAGTTATCTCTATACACCGTTATTCTTAGTATTACTTGCACTGTTTGCTCGTGCCGCTGGACTGGAATTCATGCATAAAGATGATTCACCAATTTGGCAAAAAACTTGTAAATGGGCATTTACAATTGGGAGTTTCTTAATCGCCTTTTTATTCGGTGTTACATTTGCTAACTTGTATTACGGACTACAAATCGGAAAAAATGGCTATGAAGGAAATTTACTTAGCTTACTAAACCATTACGGTATTTTAGGAGGGTTGTTCTTCACTGCTATATTCGTTGTCTCTGGTGCCCTTTGGGTCATGATTAAAACGACTGGTGAAGTATCCGACCGTGCTTATAAAATCGCAAGACCGTTTTCAATGGCAGCAGCTATTATTTTAGCTATCTTCTATGTAGCAACTGCTAATCGGACAAACTTATTCCAAAACTTTACGGAATATCCGGTACTATTCATTCTTCCAGTACTTGCAATGCTAATGAGTGTACTCGCACTTATTATGGTGTACAAACATAAAATTGGCCTTGCATTCACATTCGTTTGCCTAACAATCGCAATGTTTATGACAACTGGCTTTGCAGGTATGTTCCCAAGAATGTTACCATCTCGTATTAACGACGCATACAGTACAACGTTATACAACGCAGCCGGTAGTCAATTAAACTTAAAAATTATGTTCTTCGTTGCAATGGTCATGGTACCAATCGTTATTGGATATCAGCTTTGGAGCTACAGTATCTTTAAAAATAAAATTCATAAAGACTCTGCTAAAGGGTATCATTAA